The Citrus sinensis cultivar Valencia sweet orange chromosome 4, DVS_A1.0, whole genome shotgun sequence DNA segment ACCTCCAATGATTTTTGATTGTTAGCAACCTTAAAATCTAAGAAAATATAGCATTCTGAGAACACCAGATGTTGTATTTCCCCATGTCCTCGGTTTCAGTGTATTTTAGTTCTTGCTGGATGTTGCTTTAATtccaaatattattaatggaACCATGTCGCCTAATGGTTTACCATGCTTCGTAATACAGTTCTGAGCTGGAAAAGCATTTTTTCAGGGTGATTATATGTGATATCATAGCAGAAGAGAAGAGCGATGACTAGGTAGTAGtgaaaaatgataagattAAACATTTGGAGTTTCAAATTTAaactgaattttaaatttgatgttCGATAATGTAGAATACTAGAATGCATGGAACTATTAGATTTTAAGGCTCTCTTATCTTAGCGTGTCGTTCTCTTCCAAATATTGATCTTTGCAGATATggataattaatagttttaaGTCGCTTCTTTACCTGTTTGTTTGGGCTTCGGAGATGTAGCTTGAATGGACAAGAGAACTAAGGACCCATTCTATATGCTTGATGTTTAAGAGAAATAGCCATTTACGGTTATATGTTTTCATCAAATGTTTTCTTTAGTTTTCCCCGCCTACTAGTTGAAaggatttattattatttataagtattCCATAGTCAAGGTGACAAAATTTCACATACCTACCAGGAAAGaaggagaaaataaaacaaaatacaatAGATCCTTCCTACATTgatccaaatataaataatattgtcaactgttatattattttctttccctttGTCTTGGTGTGTATAAAGTACAAATGGTTTGATTGGTGTTTACAATTGATAATAAGGGGGCATAGTATTGATCAAACCGCgtgcttttaaaatttttaatttaaaaataataattataataaaatcaattgtaTCTATGCATAGAATGTGTTGTTTGACTCCTTAAAGCTGAGCGTTCTTCACTTGTAAAAATCTTGGAAGGCCAACTTTATGCCCAGTTTGCTTTACATCTTCTTGAACTTGTTTTCTGTATTCTTCAAAAGTGAATTTTCTGTAAGTAGAAGGTTCTGTGCAACTCCCTATTGAAGAGTCATATGAAGGGCATAGGAAGTAAGCTACTGAGTATCTTTCCATCTTCCCATTAGCCATCACTTTGTGCTCTACGCTTTTGTAAACATCATTGCTCCAGGCCTGCATTCGTTTTACTGATTATCAGGAGGAAAAAAACAGTGTGCATAATAGGACTCTTTTTTGGTTGGAAAgaatcaaaaaagaaatggtgATATTTGTTATGCTTGATGTTTGTTTACCTGGAAGAGATCGCCAATGTTGACAATAAGAGCATCTGGATTAGGTCTAACGGCCACCCATTTGGAATCCTTCATGAGTTGAAGTCCACCGACTTGATCTTGATATAGGATTGTAAGAAAATCGCTATCAGTGTGTGGTACTAATCCGAACATTTCAGCAGATATTGGACAGACTGGATAGCGATTCAAGCGAAGAAAGCAAGTGCTTTCATTGCAGATATCATCAAGCATTCCCCCTTGCTGGCTTAGATTCTCTGCTAGAATCCTTGCAAGTAACCTTGCTAGCTTTGACATCGCTGCCGCAAATTCTGTCATCACTAACCTGTTCACAGAATCAGGCAAAAGATAATAACGTTAGGCTTTACAGTTATAGAAGGAAAATTACATAGAATTGGCTGCGATTATGATAGTTTTGTCTTAGTACCTTAGAGAAGTGAACTCTCCATAGCAAGATTGGTCAGAAATTTTGGTGAGAGGAATGTGAAAAGCTTCAGACCAAGAGAATTGCTTTGGACAGGTAGCTGTAGGAGTCCCCCACCTGTATGAGTTATTCAAAAGTCCACAAGTAGCTTTCCTTTCGAATGGTGTCTTAAACAATAACTCTTGCTCTTTCCTCATCTTCCTAAGTAGTTCAGGGCTTATCCCATGGTTCACCACTTGGAAGAATCCCCATTCGGATGATGCTCTGCAAATGGCTTCGGCGCTAGCTGCCCTTTCCCTTTCATCATGGCTGTTCAGGCCAATGAGGTCTATCAATGGAAGTTGGCATTCTTCCATCATGATTCCACTTTGCTGCTGACAGTCATGGGGCTCAAGTGTAGAAATCTCATCCGGGTGGCACACAAGTTTCTCAAAATGATGTCCTAGAGGTGGGTTAGAATCAACCGTCATTTATTCTATAAGCTTGTATCAGTTGGTGATTGATGATAAGAGTTGTCTTAGGAGAATTGAGTGTGATGTGCCTATATATACAGTCTGAGAGAACGAAAGAATGGGGAAAAAGGGAGAGAATACAAAGAGCACAAGGAGAAAAGAACAAGAGGATAGTAACCAAACGACGACAGTTGTCACAAGGGGAGCATTTCCTTCTGAATTGTCTAACGAGAGACTAAGTCTGGACACATGGATTAAAATATCGACACACAAAAATGGCATAGGCAAGCAAGTGGGGATTTGATAAAAAGGGTGGatccaaaatctaatttaactttttgacTTCTTTCACAGCTTGGAAAAACGTAGGCTTTTAGCGGGGACCTCTTTAACCGCTGCAATATGTCAAAGTGTGTTCCCATTTAGCAATAGTGCTTCTTTTGGACTTTTGGGAAATGATCGTTTCAGCTTATTTTGGTAGCATTTagttgcttttttcttttttttactaattctCCGGTTGTAATGATAATTCTAGAACCATATTcttgaacaataaatttacacGGCATATACGGCCTAATTTGGCAAGCTCTAAATTCTTTAAACTTCTCACCACAAACGGTAGCTTAGTGGGCGGTTGATGCTCTCAAGAAATTTGCATTTCCCTACTCGGatcttttaacaatttttttctccatAAATGTAGGTGAATGCAGATATATTACTTCAAATATATCTCATAACCAATTTTTGCAAAGGAACTATTTGTGTGATTGGATTATTTAGATCCAAAGCTTGAGAGAATGGATCTCGCCTCTAGTTAGCACATATTTGTAAACTATGATTGGTAGACCTCTAAATTCTATTATTAATGTATGAATTCACACTTTTAATatgccccaaaaaaaaaatttccttattttttttttctttccttaaaCTTCTCGAGTAATAATAGGAAACATAATCTTTTGACTTTCCGAGGGAAATGAAATAGGAAAGGGGTACGTGGTAGTTGGGATTCTTAATGATCAACAGTACAAATTCTCCCTCTAAACCctaattgaaatttgatttcttaGACAAAATCATTAGATTCCCATTCAGGAAAGACACCTGAGTCCTAACAATCTTAAAACGTTCCATTTTCCTGCAATAATTCAACCGTCAGCTCCGTTTTAAGTTAATAATGATGGAAAGATTCCTATTCTTTTTCCCTTGCTTCTGTGGAAAAGATTCCTTATTTGGTACACACTCATTACTACTGACCCCATTATTAGACTTGGAACgtgatttaataattcaaaccAACAAGcattcttatatttaattaaactacaACACAAGCAAGTGTATGcaaatgttatttattataccAGATAAGAGTCTCATATG contains these protein-coding regions:
- the LOC102616701 gene encoding gibberellin 2-beta-dioxygenase 6-like; translation: MTVDSNPPLGHHFEKLVCHPDEISTLEPHDCQQQSGIMMEECQLPLIDLIGLNSHDERERAASAEAICRASSEWGFFQVVNHGISPELLRKMRKEQELLFKTPFERKATCGLLNNSYRWGTPTATCPKQFSWSEAFHIPLTKISDQSCYGEFTSLRLVMTEFAAAMSKLARLLARILAENLSQQGGMLDDICNESTCFLRLNRYPVCPISAEMFGLVPHTDSDFLTILYQDQVGGLQLMKDSKWVAVRPNPDALIVNIGDLFQAWSNDVYKSVEHKVMANGKMERYSVAYFLCPSYDSSIGSCTEPSTYRKFTFEEYRKQVQEDVKQTGHKVGLPRFLQVKNAQL